From the genome of Candidatus Dadabacteria bacterium, one region includes:
- a CDS encoding DUF86 domain-containing protein: protein MKRDESAYLLDMLLAAQDVLEFSSSLTFQQFARDRLRQNAIFKSIEIIGEAATHVGEKTKQETPKIPWQDIIGTRNRLAHGYFQTGLEVVWDIVKNDIPLLINLLKTLVPPEAK from the coding sequence ATGAAGCGTGATGAATCCGCTTATTTGCTTGACATGCTGCTGGCTGCTCAAGATGTTCTGGAATTCTCATCCAGTCTAACTTTTCAGCAGTTTGCCCGAGACCGGTTGCGTCAAAATGCTATTTTCAAGTCGATTGAAATCATAGGAGAGGCTGCAACTCATGTTGGAGAGAAAACTAAGCAAGAAACCCCCAAGATTCCATGGCAAGATATTATAGGCACCCGAAATCGTCTTGCACATGGTTATTTTCAGACAGGTCTGGAAGTTGTATGGGATATTGTAAAGAATGATATTCCTCTGCTAATCAACCTTCTTAAAACACTTGTACCTCCGGAAGCAAAATGA
- a CDS encoding complement resistance protein TraT: MRKRLVCKRNLFFAVSICLLFIVNGCAATRTLIEKRDLRVETKMSETIFLEPVPPEQRVVYVDIKNTTDKDLPGIEYGIKGRIASNGYRITEDPAGATFILQANILKVGRSDLEEANAMFGEGYQGVVEGAVIGGVIGGAIGGDVDEINKGTVAGAIAGGVAGFLFDALVTDDLFTMVTDIQIRERARQGELIYETQDTDAPQGTATRTTQTSHVDDVKWKIYRTRVVSVANKANLDFEEAKPHLQAGLERSIGGIF, encoded by the coding sequence ATGAGAAAAAGGCTTGTGTGTAAAAGGAACCTGTTTTTTGCTGTATCCATATGTCTTCTTTTTATTGTGAACGGTTGCGCGGCGACCAGAACCCTTATCGAGAAAAGGGACCTCAGAGTTGAGACCAAGATGTCGGAGACGATTTTTCTTGAGCCCGTGCCGCCCGAGCAGAGGGTTGTTTACGTCGACATAAAGAATACGACCGATAAGGATTTGCCCGGAATTGAATATGGAATCAAGGGCAGGATAGCTTCTAACGGTTACAGGATCACGGAAGATCCGGCCGGGGCGACTTTCATTCTTCAGGCAAATATTCTCAAAGTTGGAAGATCCGATCTTGAGGAGGCTAACGCCATGTTCGGAGAGGGTTACCAGGGCGTGGTTGAGGGGGCGGTTATCGGCGGAGTTATAGGAGGAGCCATAGGCGGGGACGTTGACGAAATCAACAAGGGCACCGTTGCGGGTGCTATCGCGGGCGGAGTGGCGGGCTTTCTTTTTGATGCCCTTGTGACCGATGATCTTTTCACGATGGTCACCGACATTCAAATAAGGGAGCGTGCTCGACAAGGGGAGCTTATTTACGAGACTCAGGACACAGATGCACCTCAAGGCACTGCAACGCGGACCACACAGACTTCCCATGTTGACGACGTAAAATGGAAAATATACAGAACCAGAGTTGTTAGCGTTGCCAACAAGGCTAATCTTGACTTTGAAGAGGCAAAACCACATCTTCAGGCAGGTCTTGAAAGATCCATAGGCGGGATTTTCTGA
- the aspS gene encoding aspartate--tRNA ligase, whose amino-acid sequence MLELMGEWKRSNFCGELEKKHVDRSVTLMGWVQSRRDHGGVIFVDLRDKEGLCQIVFNPQRDPKIHQTAEQLRDEWVIAVKGTVTPRTEETVNPNLKTGEIEVVAEQVRVLNTSKVIPFLIENEVNADELLRLKYRYLDLRRPPMRDNIIFRHKVAAAVRNYFNENGFLEIETPCFTKSTPEGARDFLVPSRLNEGQFYALPQSPQTLKQTLMISGFDRYYQIVKCFRDEDLRADRQPEFTQIDLEMSFVSEDDVISIVEGMIKTVLRETKGIDVSIPFSRMPYEEAMERYGTDCPDTRFGLELKDISSIFEDSQFKVFRGALEKGGAIKALNLKEGAEKFTRKEIDDLTEYAISLGAKGLAWIRVGEDGWNSPIVKFLGDGERKLLAETLSMEKGDIVFFGADSVDMVNQVMSNVRLSLGQTLSLIDEEKLEFLWVVDFPLLKYSPRDKRYVAVHHPFTAPKDEDMEKIEDSPGDAASKSYDIVLNGVEIGGGSIRIHRKDIQQKVFEVIGIGEDEAREKFGFLLEALEFGAPPHGGIALGLDRLLMLLSGEESIRDVIAFPKTQKGSCPLTEAPSEVSPEQLLEAGISSIAKKSED is encoded by the coding sequence ATGCTTGAACTTATGGGAGAGTGGAAAAGATCGAATTTCTGCGGAGAGCTTGAGAAAAAACACGTTGACCGCTCCGTTACCCTCATGGGCTGGGTACAGTCACGAAGAGACCATGGCGGGGTAATTTTTGTTGATCTGCGCGACAAGGAAGGGCTTTGCCAAATTGTTTTTAACCCGCAACGCGACCCGAAGATCCATCAGACCGCTGAACAGCTGCGGGATGAATGGGTAATCGCAGTAAAAGGAACGGTAACTCCCCGGACCGAGGAAACTGTAAACCCGAACCTCAAAACCGGCGAGATCGAGGTGGTAGCCGAGCAGGTAAGAGTCCTTAACACATCAAAGGTAATACCGTTTCTAATAGAAAACGAAGTGAACGCCGATGAGCTTCTCAGGCTCAAGTACCGCTACCTTGACCTCAGAAGACCCCCAATGCGGGACAACATAATCTTTCGCCACAAAGTCGCCGCAGCGGTTCGAAACTACTTTAATGAAAACGGATTTCTCGAGATCGAAACTCCCTGTTTCACGAAATCGACGCCTGAAGGGGCAAGAGACTTTCTCGTTCCGAGCCGGCTTAACGAAGGTCAGTTCTACGCGCTTCCCCAGTCGCCCCAGACATTGAAACAGACCCTCATGATCTCGGGTTTTGACAGATACTACCAGATAGTTAAATGCTTCAGGGACGAGGACTTAAGAGCGGACCGCCAGCCCGAGTTCACCCAGATAGACCTGGAGATGTCGTTTGTCTCAGAAGACGACGTGATCTCAATCGTCGAAGGCATGATAAAAACAGTTCTCCGGGAAACAAAAGGAATTGACGTAAGCATTCCTTTTTCGAGAATGCCTTACGAAGAAGCCATGGAGAGGTACGGGACCGACTGCCCCGATACGAGGTTCGGCCTTGAATTAAAGGACATTTCATCCATATTCGAGGACTCGCAGTTCAAAGTTTTTCGCGGAGCTCTTGAGAAAGGCGGAGCGATAAAGGCACTTAACCTCAAGGAAGGAGCCGAGAAGTTTACAAGAAAGGAAATAGACGATCTTACCGAGTACGCAATCTCGCTCGGAGCAAAAGGGCTTGCGTGGATAAGGGTCGGCGAGGACGGGTGGAACTCTCCCATAGTCAAGTTCCTGGGCGATGGGGAACGCAAGCTTCTGGCCGAGACCCTTTCGATGGAAAAAGGAGACATAGTGTTTTTCGGCGCCGACTCGGTTGATATGGTAAACCAGGTGATGTCAAACGTAAGGCTCAGTCTCGGTCAAACCCTCTCTCTCATTGACGAAGAAAAACTTGAATTTCTCTGGGTAGTGGATTTCCCGCTTCTTAAGTACAGCCCCAGAGACAAAAGATACGTCGCCGTCCACCACCCTTTTACCGCCCCCAAGGATGAGGACATGGAGAAAATTGAGGATTCCCCGGGCGACGCGGCTTCAAAATCTTACGACATAGTCTTAAACGGAGTGGAGATAGGCGGAGGAAGCATAAGGATTCACAGAAAAGACATACAGCAGAAAGTGTTTGAAGTTATAGGAATCGGCGAGGACGAGGCAAGGGAAAAATTCGGTTTTCTGCTTGAAGCTCTCGAATTCGGGGCTCCTCCCCACGGAGGCATAGCGCTCGGTCTTGAC
- a CDS encoding nucleotidyltransferase domain-containing protein: MGIRISIPREEIVAFCERWNIAELAFFGSVLRDDFSPESDIDVLVDPHPGTSHSISNILRMERELRDILGREVDLVFRPDVERSRNYIRREAVLKSAEVFYEA; this comes from the coding sequence ATGGGAATACGTATTTCAATACCCAGAGAAGAGATCGTTGCTTTTTGCGAGCGCTGGAATATTGCAGAGCTTGCGTTTTTCGGTTCTGTCTTGCGGGATGACTTTAGTCCGGAAAGCGATATAGACGTGCTTGTAGACCCGCATCCCGGAACTAGTCACAGTATTTCCAATATATTACGCATGGAGAGGGAGTTGAGGGACATTTTGGGGAGAGAGGTGGATTTAGTCTTTCGACCCGATGTTGAGCGTAGCCGGAATTACATCCGGCGAGAAGCCGTTCTGAAGTCCGCCGAGGTTTTTTATGAAGCGTGA